Part of the Nicotiana sylvestris chromosome 2, ASM39365v2, whole genome shotgun sequence genome, aattgcataatgtaaatataacttcaagtaactgattccactaattaattctaagctaatacgcgaaattaggaaaaatgaccaaaacgcccccggtcccacatctcggaatcgggtaaaatttatattttcagaatattcatactctcacgagtttagtcataccaaaagtaccaaaatcggacctcaaatggtccctcaaatcaccactcaaaactctctaattaaccaagccctaatcCCTAATTTACCACTcattcttcttcaaatttcatgcttacaatgataaaaatcaccataataacaagcttaggaaccaaggaccttacctcaatccctctgaaaatctcctTTGAAAATGCTCCCAAAaacttcttcccgtttgaaaagtgatggaaaataacttaaattcgcgaaggcatctatttatatattctgcccagcaataccgcatctgcggttcaaTGCCCGCACCTGCGGGACCTCTCCTGCGCATAATCAACCGCTTCTGGGGGTTTTCATTAATCTTCCTTTTCCGCACCTTATGCCCCAAGCTCCGCATctgcgggctcgcaggtgcgACACAACCTCCACATCTGCGACTTCTACCTCCTTCGCCTTTGGCCGTATCTGCGGCTGGATCTCGCTTccgcggcatcgcacctgcggctccctaaccgtaggtgcggttatgacagtaggatcagcagctgaagctgctccaACAAACTCCCAAActccccgttaaccatccgaaatcatcccgaggcccccaggacctcaaccaaaagcacgaaaaagtcatataccactatccaaacttataccaatcctcaaaacacctaaaacaatatcgAAATATCGAATTAatcatggattcaagcctaagaactccaaaactctcaaattatgctttcgatcaaaaagtctatcaaacctcgtccgaatgacctaaaattttgcacacacgtcacattcaacactacggagctactccaacttccggaattccattccgacccttagatcaaaatctcactatcgaaccggaaacttcaaaaattcaactttcggcatttcaagcctaaataagatacggacctccaaaatacaatccgaacacgcccttaagcctgaaatcaccaaacggagctaacgaaatcaacagaattccatttcgaggttGTTTTCATactgctccaactacggtccaaattctaaaactttaactttcatttagggactaagtatcccaaactctctgaaactccaaataaatcctcccgtcaactcaaaatagcagaaacaaatacggaaaaagcagttaataggggatcagggcgttaattcttaaaacgatctGCCGGGTCGTTACAACGAACCTGCTATAGTATCTTGCTAAACCTAAGAAACTTCTAATCTCAGTTGGAGTTTTAGGGGGTTTCCAATCAACAATAGCTTGAATCTTACTAGGATCGACCTTCACACATTCAGCTAATACAATATGCCCCAAAAAAGCCACTTCACTCAGCtaaaattcacatttagaaagCTTCGCGTAAAGTTGCCTCTCTTTCAGAATTTGCATGACAATTCGAAGATACTTATCATGATCTTCTATATTCTTGAAATTGActaaaatgtcatcaataaacactacCACAAATTGATTAAGATAAGACTTGAATACACGGTTCATTAGATCCATAAATGCAGCAGGAGCATTTGTCAAACAAAATGGAATTACCAAAAATTCATAATGGTCATATTAAAAATTCCTCTAAATGATAGATCACATTGCATTAGGGACAAGTACATGATGCATATGCACAAGGAATACAACAAATTACATTAAACAAGTATGCAAAAATTTATAATCTCCGAGTCATTTTCAAGAAAGGAAATAACAACAAATACTAGGTAGGATCACAACAAAAAATCCTAGAATCACAAACCTAGGGTCTGATACCAAAACTTGAAGCAACCCCTTTGAGAGAGTCCTTTTTACGAAATAAATCTAATTTACTACTTACAACATTAAGAAGATATTAGTTAAAAAAACATTCAGAATAATTTTGTAGCGGAAATAGGCCTATGCGAAAATATTCAAAGTGCAATGTTAATATTTTGGGattgtattttatttaaaaaaattatgaaatatattttcaaaaataaaaatattgcaCTTTGAACCTTTTCGCATGGGCCTATTTCCGCTATTAAATTATTCTGAATTTTTAAAACTAATATCTTCTTAATATTGTAAGTAGTAAATTAGATTTGTTTTGTAAGTAGCACTCTCCCAAAGGGGTTGCTTTAACTTTTGGTATCAGGGTCAAGTTTTGGTTCCTGCATAAGAGTTATAGATCTATGAAATAGCTTTTCAGAAAGTCTTGAATCACTTAAAATGAAGCTCTATACAAAACGATATGAAGAAAACACTAATAGTTGTCTAGTGTAAAAACGAGTCTAGTAACTTACCACAAAAGAGATGAGCAACTTGAGCTTCACCAAAAACGAATTTTGCTGGTTGGTTTAGTAAAAATTTATGGTTGTTTTCATGAAGTTTTCAAGTGATAAGAAGGAGAGATGGAAGGAGTTTCTTTTTCTTGAAAGAATAAAAATGGGGAGTTTATGGAAAACTAAGTAAATCAAAGTTATCTTTAAGAATTTTGgataaatatgaaataaaaaatgGCTGCCCAACTACATAATATCCTAAGAAAAGTACAAAAGGGTGGCAGCCCAAAAACTTAATTATATAATGTATTTAATAACAATtcatcaaaataatattaagtgttaCACATAACAATACCATGTAACTTCTTTATCAATATTAACACAAACCTAAAATAAGGAATTTTCATATATTGTCAATTTCACGCTTAAGAAGTGCGAAGTAAAATATCTTCCCATTATAAAGACGAGCAACCGAGAAtgcaaatattaataaaaatttgGGGTGTTACAATTCGACAATTTATTACGGATCAAATTTACCCTATACACCAGGCATAACCTACCATTGCACAATTACCATCGCCGCTAGGCACCTCACTAATCACAACTACCACCAGCCCATCTCACAATCCTCATCACCAACGAGTCGGTGTCAACAGCTTGGTAGTGTTTGGAGTGTTCCCCATTAAACAAATAGTTTTTATAACActatataaattaaaatattgCTGTAACATTTTGTTGatatatattttaatttataCTCCTCCATTTTAACTTGTGCGTCTTACTTTCGATTagtaaatttaaaaaataatattatatttctatatttaatttttttaggtTTTTAATATTGTCATTTTTGTTAACGACACTTCGATGTAAGAATGATTTGACATGTTTAATACGACAAGATTTAATGTTATATACATCtttaatataaaattataaaaagttAAAAAATCTTCTTTACAATCTTAAAAGCCAATTAAAACACAAAAGTTAGATATCTTAactttaattaaaataaacaagGCTATATATCcaccttcaaaaaaaaaaaaatagttgtagtTGGTTTTTCCTTTTCTACTATTTGTGGTGGTATTGCCAGTTGTTTCTTCAACCGTAATATTAATTGCAATATGAGTTTTATATTCCACCAAACAAACAAGTAGTTTAAGACATTCAAGACTTTTGACTCTTGAATCAAAGTGGATATAAGCCCTATTTAAATTAATCACTTATTGCTGGAGGGGCCTATGAGAAAAAGCGTGGGAGATACGTTGTCGTATACCGCTGCATCTTGCTATTAATGCTTGCCGGCGTAACTTTTTCTAGGTCATATACTAATACTATcatattcaaaaatattttggAGATTCTTTTTGTTTGTGGATATTTATAATTTCTGACTGAAAAATTAAGTACTTATAAAACCAGGTACTCCAAATAATTTATTAGAAGTGCTAATATGGTTAAACAAAGTTTAAATAACAAAATGAACTACCAAACAAAGAGAATACAATACCATCCAAATATTCGATTgtaaagtaataaaaaaaaattgaataaaagacATACACAATATAGAGACAGAGAAACTAGAGTTGTAATTTAGCGAATACAACTCCGCTTTCACTGTAGGTAGGTGCAAAGTTCGAATTCCATAAGAGGCTGTTCCTCTTCCTCTTGTATATTTTCCTCCCTAACTATTTAGGAGCTCACTCCATCCAAAAAACTGAAAAACGTATATTAAAAAGTAAAACTATAACAGAGCAACCTACTCTTTTACCATTAGCTATTACAATGCCTAATGAGACGTTCGTCAAATTTGATTCGGGTTGATATGGTTCGTCAAGTACGCCAGTCTAAATTAGACCCAAGTATCATGACCCGCCACATCATCATGTCATGTATGTGTcacttgacatatatttttgccaTATGGAAGGGTTACATAAGTTAGAGACTAGATCTTGGCGGAATATTCTAGAACTATGGAAAATTTCCTTGGGAAAGCTCTAGATATTTATGCACTTGCAGGAAAGTTATAAAAAAATATAGAGGTTTCATTAAGAAAACTATAGAAATTCCTTCTTCTACTTCATGGATGGGTTGCAAAATTGAACAATGTAGGAGTTAGAAGACATCAAGTAGACAACACGGGCGAGGACATAGGTGTAGCTGAGTCGCTCGTTGACTTCTAAATGGAGCATGCCAAGTCTAAAGAAGGCAACGCCGAGAGAGGTAGGGGAGATCATGACAAGGACAACGGGAAATGCATAGCCGAGATATACAAGGGCAATGGCAAGGTGCCATCCCATAACGGACATGGGTCTAAGAGAAATGACAAGGGGCCGGAAAACAGTAGCGAGTACGTGCCTAAGGGAAAGTGCTACTTTTGTGAAGGATCACATCAGTCAAGTGAATGCCCAAAGATAGGGAAGCTTGCAGCAATGATAGGGAGCTTTACTCAAGCACATAAGGGTGACACAGGAGAAACCGCCTGCATTGGAGGGATGCACTTGAAATCTAAGCCGAAAATAGGGGATTCCAAAGCCTATCTTAGCACCATGCAAATGGAGCATAGTGGCAGCAAGAAAGGTTGGATTGACATAGTTGAAGAGGATGGCGAGGTACAAAGTGGTGGCATGATATCGAACTCAGACGATACACCAAGTAGAGGGTTCAAGTTTGCCAGTAAGGCTGGACCACGGAAGGCAGCCAAATAGGGAGCGGAAGTATGGACCCGATGCTTGAGAAGCTGTTAGACTTGGTTGAGTCATGGGAAAATTCACGCCAAGAGCAAGGAGAGGCATCCGATGGACGGAGGATCGAGACCATCATTGCTAGTCGTCCAAAGTACAAACGTGGCAAAAAAAAGGTGACCAGTACCTTGTGACATAGGAAGGCGAACCACTTCATAGAGCATCATGGCTGATGGATAAAGATTTCCAGCGATGCCAATGCGAGGTGTACGAGTATGTGTTGATGCATTGTGCAGAGGGCGTCACATAATTGGGTGGGGGAAAGTGTCATGACCCGCCACATCATCATGCCATGTAAGTGTCACTTGGCATGTATTTTTGCCATATGGAAGGGTTACACAAGTTAGAGACTAGATCTTGGTGGAACATTCTAGAACTATGGAGAATTTCCTTGGGAAAGCTCTAGATATTTATGCACTTATAGGAAGGTTTTAGAAAAATATAGAGATTTCATTAGGAAGACCCTAGAACTCGATAGAATTACTAGGAAAATCCTTGGAAGATTCTAGCTATATAGAAGATTCTAGAGAGTGTGCTTATTTGTAAATATGGAAGAATTTGTAGAAAAACTattatttacacactagcccctaggtgattagtataaatagggggcattcatttgtaaacccaccaagcaaaacaatcaaaATCTCTTTAATACAAAAGCTTCCTTTGGCAATTCTACTGTGTTCTAACATTCCCTTAGTGATTTCTAGtatagtaaggctgacttggcatagcaagaacgtgagtaAATTGTACAAAATCGTGAGTAAGTTGTCAAGTGTTGCACGTGCGCTTAGTTGAAGACTAAGGTCGTAACACAAGTCCCAATAAAGACATAAgtctctctatcttttatttctctttttttggaAGGCGGTGGCAAAAAATAAAGACGTTTCTAGGTAAACTACCATCGATTGTAAAGTTATGTTAGACGTACTTACTAAATTTTCTATTTACAATGGTGCAGAGGATAGTCTTTATCATTCATGTATTAAGTACCATTTGAAGaggaaaaaaaatagttgtagtACATTAGTAATCAACTAAATAATGTCTTCAATGTTGTTGCTAATTTCTTTTCCCTGATAAATGCATCGCCAATGCAGTTGTGTCATAAATTTTTGCCACATTTGTCGTTTATAGTCTTTAGACTAGCAGTCCACATCATCCTAAAACGCTGTGGACATGTTATCCACAACGAATTGCACAAAATTACAAATTAACAACATTCCTAGTACGTTCTTGGAGGGAGCTTTGATGTAATTGATAAAGTTATTGTTATGTATAGGTCATGAGTTCTAGCTGTAGAAACATACTATACTCTTGTGGTCTAGCTCTTCTCAGACACCTAATATATTTCTGAAACCTAATATATTTCTGAAATTCGGGGAAGGTAATGTATGGACACCCTGAAATTTGGAAAAGCTAATATTATTAATATGTTATCTACATAGACCCTCAAAAGAAAAAGGCGGAATTGCTTCCTGGCCACTTAGACTTGTAGGGTATTTGAAAGCCCATGCATGAACTTTAAATTTTTTCCATTTGAACACTCAAACTCATGATTCCCttaactaataaacacatttgaccgTTGATCATGCCTACATGGCAGTGACAAATGTGATGAGGACAAAATGCGTGTCAGTCACGCAAAAAATTCGCGTGAATGCAATAATCTGATTAAAGAAAATACTTTATCAATAgggaaaaaatttaaaaatgaaaaagaaaaggaaattacATCCACGAATGTAACAAAAATGGCTGGTGAAGTTAGAACAGAACGTATCAATGAGGGATTTCACGGAGAAATAACCGGCGGTACGTTTTAGAAGTCTTGGTGAGGTGTCTATTTTTCCGAGCCGCCTGAACTTTTAAAGCACGGTGCTGCAAGTTTACGCCGTTCGATTAGGTATCATCACCGAAATTACCTCTGGGAGTTGCACTAGAAGTTGTGGAGTTTGATTTTTGTAGCTCTCGCATCCAAGGTCCATTATATTACCAAGTAAATTGGGAAATTGGTGCCTTTTGTCCTCAAATACGAGGCTTTCGAAGCTCTCTAGAATCATAGAATCCTACTGATTTTTTCTGAAATTCCATAATTAAATTTATTTTCTAGTCTAATCATGAGCATAGTGGTGTTGTAAATTTGATTTAAAAATTAGAGAGAAAAAGAACAccgaagaaaaagagaaaaaagaataaaaaaagggaaaggaatGGAAGTGGCTGAACGGAGAAGAAGGGAGAGGTGGGTAACCGGAGTAATAGCTTCAggtctttttctctctttttaatttgtaacttcttttttgcttatttagtatttaaaaatagGACCCACAAATAACATATGTCAAGTAATAAATAATCTAGTATATGACGTGTTGTACATGTGAGCGCATTTGATATACACGCACTACTTGATGTATTTATTAGTTCTCATTTAAAtgagaaaatttaaaattcatATATCAGCTTTCAAATGCCGTGGTTAGGAAACCtttttttaaccaaaaaaaaaagtacaaattaaaaaaaaataaaaaaatagagcaACGGCCACGTGATATTTGTTAGGCATGCTACTTATTAATGCTTGCAGAAGACTTGAGGGCAACAGCAAAGCAAAATTAGTGGAGAAAGGGCAGATGCTGCATGTGGAAGAGTTGCTTAATAAATACTGATCGAATTGGGGAAAAAAGAGTTGTTTGTACGTTTGAGTAAAAATAAGAAATGGATAGAGTCGAAGAAATGTTAGGAGAAGTGAGAAGAACATTCAAGGGAGGAAGAACAAGAGGGGTTGAATGGAGGAAAGCACAGCTTCAAGCCCTTCTCAACCTCCTTGCtgaaaatgaagataaaatcatCGAAGCACTTAGACAGGATCTTGGGAAGCATCCTGTTGAAGCTTACCGTGATGAAGTCAGTACCtactttctctctttttttttccataaataaaaaataaaaaatctcttCAACTGATATATGCACCTGGTGCTTCTGTTTCGTACACTGTTAAGGTCCGTGAGCTCAGTTTCAAACTATTAGGAGTGCAAATTTTGCTTCTGTAATATACCAGCTCAAAGTAAGTTGATATTTGTATATTTTAGGCTAAAACAAACTTAACTTGGCGGTGTGATATTGTCCTTTTTGGGTCAAACTTGCACAATTTTCTAAAAAAAGGTCTCACACCAGTAAAGGTATCCTAGCTCATTGTAAGtacatcatttttcttttctactttccATGTAGAACTTTGTTTATACACACCCAACAGAATAATTAGCTGGTTCCTGAATGGAAGGTTGGATTATTTGGATGTGATATGTGGATGCTAAAAATCCAACAATTACGAAGAACAGGGCACTAGCAGCTTGAATAGAAAGTTAATTGTAAAAAAAGGATAGAAAATGTAGAGAATGAAAGCTGTAAAGATTCAAGTGGTAAGAAGAGATGAGCTAAGAGCGAAAGTGTAAGGAAGCAGTAGAGCTCAGTAGAGTGTAGTTGGCGGAGAATTTGATGATCCCAGATGTTGATGGGGAGCCCCTCTATTAGAGGACCTCCAATAGCTACCTAGGGTTGAAAACGATTCCTCATTTGTAGCCTCTTGATTTGTGGGAGATGGTTGCACGAATCTTGGAATTTGATGAGAAACGTAGAGCAGTAACGGTTGTTTTGGATTTAATCCGAAGTGGAGATGTGGAGCAGGCAGGTATAATTAGGTGGGACGGCCCTGATAAGTGGTAGGCACGCTGGTCAGGCATCCCGGGACTTTGTTGTGTCTTCTGAATTCTGATTTGCACATGCTGAGATAGTTGATCCTGCCACAAGAGTAGGATTTTGCTCATATTGAGCTACTTGATCCTTCCTCAAGAGTAGGACCAAAATTAACCACTACTCCGATAGTGATCAACCTATCATGCCAGAGAAATGGCAAATACACTTGAAATTCATATTATCAAAGAGTTTTAGACAATAAAATTTGGTGTATTTAATTAGTGATTCATCATATGACCAGAGTTTGGTTTTCCACTCATTTCAGGTTGGGGTAGTGAAGAAATCAGCTACCAATGCTTTCCGCTGTGTTGAGAAGTGGATGGCCCCTCAAAAGGTTCGTAATTCTGCCCTCTGCCCCCtgtgaaataaataaaattatccTTAACTGTTAAAGCAATCTTCGGCAAACATCTTCGATGTCATATCCTTAATAATAGGTTGTGGATGTTGGTTGTAACAACTTCTCTTCCTTTCTGTCTTGAATAAGTATGTTAGCTACTGTAGAAACAGGTATTGTCATATTTTACAACGGTCCTTGTTTAGATTACTATTGATGTTAGAAACAGTTTACAGAGACAAGCAGGCCCAGAATTATTTTGAAAATGACTTCGAAGGAAACAGATCTAGAATTGAATTGTTCTGTTACTAATTAGTCTGTTAAGTAGTAGCAACAGGAGTTGCATTACATCTGCCGAAAAACTGTGTCAATAACATATTAGTATAATGAACAATCTGCAGTTTCAAATGAATTGTTCTAAACGAATCAGTCCAGAAGTAACAATGAAGTAAACCCTGTGATACTATGACCTTATTGATGTATGCTATTACTCTTTGTGCGTGAAAACTGGTAAATATATCTTATGTCTACTTGCTTCTTGGTCATCTAACCAGCAAGTTAAAGTTAAAGTTGTTCGTTTGTCCATGTCTCTCAGTCATTTGACAACTACTTGTACTATCTTTAATTTATAATATTTATAAACTAAGGTGTTGAGCAGCTACTGATGATGCTATATTAGCAGGGCCGGATACCAGTAGTTTTCTTTCCTGCAAGAGGGGCAGTAGTATCAGAGCCACTTGGAGTAGTACTCATATTTGCATCCTGGAATTTTCCCATCTGTGAGTAAAATCTTTTTGACTACTACTGTAACTGTCTCATCTCTTCTTTGCTTGTTGCAGAGAAATATTGGCCATTGTAGAATCAAACTAATTCCTTTAACTCGGCATCAATATGACTAATTCAGGAACAAAAGTAGTATTGATTTTATACTATTCCATTATTCGATTGACATCTGTTAGGTTCTCTTAGCTGGTTGTCCACAACTGTCGCTTTGTGTTTATTAGTTTGCTATTTCATCTGCAGCCCTAGCTTTAGACCCAGTGATTGGAGCAATTTCGGCTGGAAACACAGTTGTCCTCAAACCTTCAGACTTAGCACCAAAATGCTCCTCTTTTCTAGCCAATACAATACCTCTTTACTTGGATCCAGAAGCTATTAAAGTTGTCGAAGGTGGAAAAGACATATCAGAACAGCTGTTGCAGCTAAAATGGGATAAGATATTTTTTACAGGTATGTATAGCGTAGCCATTTTTTTTTCCTGTAATCTTTCTCATGTTTGGAAGGAGCATTTTGCAGAAGGACATTCAGCAATTATGATTTATGAATAATTAAGAAGTGACCTAGAATAAAGAGTTGTTAGTTATGAACAGCCCCTTTGTGTTGATGCAATTCCGGCCTCCTGTTTTGCAGGTAGTCCACAAGTTGCGCGCCTCATAATGTCAGCAGCTGCGAAGCACTTAACACCTGTAACTCTAGAACTGGGTGGAAAATGTCCGACCATCCTTGACACTCTATCAAATTCCTCCGATTTACAGGTTTCCAATGGTTAAATATCCTCTAATGCAAAAATGATTACTTCATATTTCATCTAAAAAGAAAGTTAAGCTATAAACTTTAAGGGTCAAGGCATCTCCCATAAGGAACaactttatttgttgcaaattaAAGGAAATTGAAATTGAATATTTTTGTCCTACGTCGTTGCACCAAAGTTGTGGGTCGCGTTATAGAGGGGAGTAGAGTTGAGGGCAGTAGAGTATCCAATTAATTCAGGACGTATTCAtgttttgcttataatgttggtTTTAAGGTGGCTGTCAAAAGGATAGTGGGTGGCAAGTGGGGACCATGCAACGGACAAGCATGCATAGGAATCGATTATGTGCTCGTGGAAACACAATTTGCTCCAGTTCTGGTATTAATGGCAGCATGAGCTGTTATATTTATCTTTTCCCCCTTTCTTTCTCATTAAAAGATTTATTTCTGTTGTCATTTTGAGGCAGATAGTGTAGCCACCTATTTATTGTTGTACTTTCTGGTATTCCAGATCGAACTATTGAAGAAGTTCATCAAGAGATTTTATGGTGAAAACCTGAAAACTTTGGAAAATCTCGCCAGAATCGTGAACAAGCACCATTTTGAAAGAGTTCACAACCTTCTGAAAGATCCGAATGTTGCAGCAACCATTGTTTATGGAGGCTCAGTTGATGAGGAAAATATGTAATCCTCTGTATCCTCTTATACTATTGCTTACACACTGTGTTCCTCATTTTATTTGATGAATTTTTCAGGGTTATTGAGCCAACAATCTTGTTGAATCCTCCTCTTGATGCTGAGATCATGACTGAAGAAATATTTGGCCCATTGCTTCCTATCATCACAGTAAGGCCAAACTATTCTCAAACAATATCTTTGATGTTTTTCGCTTACAAAATGTTATCTTTGCTTCCAAATTGGAGTAAAAGGACTTGACTCTGGATTCACTTTATCAGAAAATCTCTTCAAGAAAATGTCTGACAGGAAAGTGGTTCTTTTAACAGCTAAATAATATTGAAGAAAGCATTCAGTTCATAAACT contains:
- the LOC104230255 gene encoding aldehyde dehydrogenase family 3 member F1-like isoform X1 — its product is MDRVEEMLGEVRRTFKGGRTRGVEWRKAQLQALLNLLAENEDKIIEALRQDLGKHPVEAYRDEVGVVKKSATNAFRCVEKWMAPQKGRIPVVFFPARGAVVSEPLGVVLIFASWNFPISLALDPVIGAISAGNTVVLKPSDLAPKCSSFLANTIPLYLDPEAIKVVEGGKDISEQLLQLKWDKIFFTGSPQVARLIMSAAAKHLTPVTLELGGKCPTILDTLSNSSDLQVAVKRIVGGKWGPCNGQACIGIDYVLVETQFAPVLIELLKKFIKRFYGENLKTLENLARIVNKHHFERVHNLLKDPNVAATIVYGGSVDEENMVIEPTILLNPPLDAEIMTEEIFGPLLPIITLNNIEESIQFINSRPKPLAIYAFTKNDSLKEKILQETSSGSLTFNDAIIQFVADTLPFGGVGQSGFGRYHGKFSFDTFSHEKAVLHRSFLIELEPRYPPWNDFKMDFVKLAYDFDYVGLVLLLLGLRGLFRRNRRQ
- the LOC104230255 gene encoding aldehyde dehydrogenase family 3 member F1-like isoform X2, coding for MDRVEEMLGEVRRTFKGGRTRGVEWRKAQLQALLNLLAENEDKIIEALRQDLGKHPVEAYRDEVGVVKKSATNAFRCVEKWMAPQKGRIPVVFFPARGAVVSEPLGVVLIFASWNFPISLALDPVIGAISAGNTVVLKPSDLAPKCSSFLANTIPLYLDPEAIKVVEGGKDISEQLLQLKWDKIFFTGSPQVARLIMSAAAKHLTPVTLELGGKCPTILDTLSNSSDLQVAVKRIVGGKWGPCNGQACIGIDYVLVETQFAPVLIELLKKFIKRFYGENLKTLENLARIVNKHHFERVHNLLKDPNVAATIVYGGSVDEENMVIEPTILLNPPLDAEIMTEEIFGPLLPIITLNNIEESIQFINSRPKPLAIYAFTKNDSLKEKILQETSSGSLTFNDAIIQLTHYHSEALVRVVSDVTMGSSLLTHSVTKKQFYIGVS